A region from the Pseudomonas triticicola genome encodes:
- the ribH gene encoding 6,7-dimethyl-8-ribityllumazine synthase produces the protein MTLKTIEGTFIAPKGRYALVVGRFNSFVVESLVSGAVDALVRHGVSESDITIIRAPGAFEIPLVAQKVAQKGEFAAIIALGAVIRGGTPHFEYVAGECTKGLAQVSMEFGVPVAFGVLTVDSIEQAIERSGTKAGNKGAEAALSALEMVSLLAQLEAK, from the coding sequence ATGACCCTGAAGACCATCGAAGGTACCTTCATCGCCCCTAAAGGCCGCTACGCTCTGGTAGTGGGCCGCTTCAACAGCTTCGTGGTTGAAAGCCTGGTCAGCGGTGCCGTTGATGCCCTGGTTCGCCACGGCGTGAGCGAAAGCGACATCACCATCATCCGCGCACCGGGCGCCTTCGAAATCCCGCTGGTTGCGCAGAAAGTCGCCCAGAAAGGCGAGTTCGCAGCCATCATCGCCCTTGGCGCGGTCATTCGTGGCGGTACTCCGCACTTCGAATACGTGGCTGGCGAGTGCACCAAAGGCCTGGCCCAGGTCTCCATGGAATTCGGCGTACCGGTCGCCTTCGGCGTGCTGACCGTTGACTCCATCGAGCAAGCCATCGAACGTTCCGGCACCAAGGCCGGTAACAAAGGTGCCGAAGCTGCCCTGTCCGCTCTGGAAATGGTCAGCCTGCTGGCGCAGTTGGAGGCCAAGTGA
- the nusB gene encoding transcription antitermination factor NusB: protein MISDESDRFNPRDPKPADAGKPSKSAKRREARQLATQALYQWHMARQSLNEIEAQFRVDNDFTDVDGAYFREILHGVPQFKTEIDTALTPCLDLAIEELDPVELAVLRLSTWELLKRVDVPYRVVINEGIELAKVFGSTDGHKFVNGVLDKLAPRLREAEVKAFKR, encoded by the coding sequence GTGATTAGCGACGAAAGCGATCGTTTCAACCCGCGCGATCCGAAACCTGCGGATGCCGGCAAGCCGTCGAAGAGCGCCAAGCGTCGCGAAGCCCGTCAGCTCGCGACCCAGGCGCTGTACCAGTGGCACATGGCCCGGCAATCGCTGAACGAGATCGAAGCGCAGTTTCGCGTTGATAACGATTTCACCGATGTCGACGGTGCCTACTTCCGTGAAATCCTTCACGGGGTTCCGCAGTTCAAGACCGAAATCGACACTGCCTTGACGCCTTGCCTGGATCTGGCGATCGAAGAGCTGGACCCGGTTGAACTGGCGGTTCTGCGCCTGTCGACCTGGGAACTGCTCAAGCGCGTCGACGTGCCGTATCGCGTTGTGATCAACGAAGGTATCGAGCTGGCCAAGGTGTTTGGTTCGACCGACGGCCACAAGTTCGTCAACGGCGTGCTCGACAAGCTGGCCCCGCGCCTGCGTGAAGCTGAAGTGAAGGCGTTCAAGCGCTGA